The following proteins are encoded in a genomic region of Diadema setosum chromosome 18, eeDiaSeto1, whole genome shotgun sequence:
- the LOC140242092 gene encoding protein phosphatase 1 regulatory subunit 3B-like: MPARESVGSVLFEMPVNTLMLSASPPGFGHSFPAGPSPFLSRRTPVHSGFNMGIGRKGDLLQHLQRNKTMLPLRSCIKSETVLTNRISNGHSESAKGSAEEDQCRNERNSMKSVHGVDMGSETIERVSNGTPCTEKRKKRVCFADSKGLSLQTVKYMDGPSNMPPKLHCIHLIQDVTEGAEANPTHPFTYVPEFDQPASNYLEFRDRLELECVCLENVLIKDNITVVGTIKVKNIAFEKSVVVRVTFDDWTSHTDVEASYVVPSQPSNSRDKYDTFSFSLDIPPNLGGRTFEFCINYTSQCKSFWDNNRGNNYKIVTDKKKEFVRNKQQLSFESLSGSHPWGQFSYWHVGQEERPYW; encoded by the coding sequence ATGCCAGCCAGAGAGAGTGTTGGCAGTGTGCTGTTTGAGATGCCTGTAAACACACTGATGCTCAGTGCTAGTCCCCCGGGCTTTGGACACAGTTTTCCTGCAGGTCCATCACCATTCCTGTCTCGCAGGACCCCAGTCCACAGTGGTTTCAACATGGGGATTGGCAGGAAGGGGGATCTCCTGCAGCACCTACAGAGGAATAAGACCATGTTGCCCTTGCGATCGTGCATCAAGTCTGAAACGGTTCTCACCAAtagaatttccaacgggcactCGGAATCTGCAAAGGGCAGTGCAGAGGAAGATCAGTGCAGAAATGAAAGGAACAGTATGAAGTCTGTACACGGTGTGGACATGGGGAGCGAGACTATTGAGAGAGTTAGCAATGGAACGCCTTGcacagaaaaaaggaaaaagagagtGTGTTTTGCAGACAGCAAAGGACTGTCATTACAGACCGTGAAATACATGGATGGACCCAGCAACATGCCACCCAAACTGCACTGTATCCATCTTATTCAGGATGTGACAGAAGGAGCGGAGGCAAATCCTACACATCCTTTCACGTACGTGCCAGAGTTTGATCAGCCAGCGTCAAATTACCTCGAGTTTCGGGACAGGTTAGAGCTTGAGTGCGTGTGTCTTGAAAACGTATTGATCAAGGACAACATCACCGTGGTGGGAACCATCAAGGTGAAAAACATTGCCTTTGAGAAGTCAGTGGTTGTGCGCGTAACTTTCGACGACTGGACGTCTCACACCGACGTGGAAGCTTCATATGTGGTCCCGAGTCAGCCATCCAACTCGCGCGACAAGTACGACACCTTCTCCTTCAGTTTGGACATACCGCCGAACCTTGGTGGGAGAACTTTCGAGTTCTGCATCAATTATACCTCACAGTGCAAGAGTTTCTGGGATAATAACCGTGGGAATAATTACAAGATTGTCACGGACAAAAAGAAGGAGTTTGTGCGGAACAAGCAGCAGCTCTCCTTCGAGAGCTTGAGTGGATCCCATCCGTGGGGACAGTTTTCATACTGGCATGTTGGTCAGGAGGAAAGACCTTACTGGTGA